A region from the uncultured Holophaga sp. genome encodes:
- a CDS encoding DinB family protein, which produces MLPELAPLALTYATSARFLGNLLDDFTPADWYLTDAQGHQPRWIVGHLAASRLKLAAALGSPLEPVAWEACFARGTSLLDIPQELQGPECLEVFRQTQAALESRWEGLIPADLERPIGRTLPNGSDTVRGMVAFLAWHEAYHLGQLGLLRRLAGKAGLA; this is translated from the coding sequence ATGCTGCCCGAACTCGCCCCCCTCGCCCTGACCTACGCCACCAGCGCCCGCTTCCTGGGGAATCTGCTGGACGACTTCACTCCGGCGGACTGGTACCTCACCGATGCCCAGGGCCACCAGCCCCGATGGATCGTCGGCCACCTGGCGGCCTCACGCCTCAAGCTGGCGGCGGCCCTGGGCAGCCCCCTGGAGCCTGTGGCGTGGGAGGCCTGTTTCGCACGCGGAACCTCGCTCCTGGACATCCCGCAGGAGCTCCAGGGCCCTGAATGCCTGGAGGTGTTCAGGCAGACCCAGGCGGCCCTGGAGTCCCGCTGGGAGGGCCTGATCCCCGCGGATCTGGAGCGGCCCATAGGCCGCACACTCCCCAACGGCAGCGACACCGTTCGGGGCATGGTCGCCTTCCTGGCTTGGCACGAGGCCTACCACCTTGGCCAGCTGGGTCTCCTGAGGCGGCTGGCGGGCAAGGCAGGGCTGGCCTGA